A genome region from Microcella alkaliphila includes the following:
- a CDS encoding transcriptional regulator has protein sequence MTDLDPVIHAAARLRISATLASLEEGDRITFPRLQELLDMTAGNLSTHLRKLEDAEYVVVEKTHKGRTPVTYVALTRRGRRAFEDYTDTLRSLLGDSA, from the coding sequence GTGACCGACCTCGATCCGGTCATCCACGCCGCCGCGCGCCTGCGCATCTCGGCGACGCTCGCGAGCCTCGAGGAGGGCGACCGCATCACCTTCCCCCGCCTGCAAGAGCTGCTCGACATGACTGCCGGCAACCTGTCGACGCACCTGCGAAAGCTCGAAGACGCCGAGTACGTCGTCGTCGAGAAGACCCACAAGGGCCGCACGCCCGTCACCTACGTTGCCCTTACCCGTCGCGGTCGCCGCGCGTTCGAGGACTACACCGACACCCTCCGCTCACTGTTGGGAGACAGCGCATGA
- a CDS encoding ABC transporter ATP-binding protein, translating to MTTPPLARLVGATRRFGDLTALDDVTLDVHAGELIGLLGPNGAGKSTLLSLVQGRRRPSAGTVELFGGSPSDAAARVRLGSTPQETALPDTLRVGEVVDLVAAHYPDRVPTAELADEFGFADLLRRQCGALSGGQKRRISVSLAFVGRPKLVLLDEPTTGLDVDARHTLWSAIRRHHAAGTTVVVTSHYLEEIEALAERVIVIDHGRVLADDTLGAVRDRVMSAVVELASPEPVRVAALPHVVRDEVVGEGVRRRWPRAPHR from the coding sequence ATGACCACCCCACCCCTTGCCCGCCTTGTCGGCGCGACCCGCCGCTTCGGCGACTTGACCGCCCTCGACGACGTCACGCTCGACGTGCACGCCGGCGAGCTGATCGGCTTGCTCGGCCCGAACGGCGCCGGCAAGTCGACCCTGCTGAGCCTCGTGCAGGGCCGCCGGCGCCCCTCGGCCGGCACCGTCGAATTGTTCGGCGGCTCGCCGAGCGACGCGGCCGCGCGCGTGCGGCTCGGCAGCACCCCGCAGGAAACGGCGCTGCCCGACACCCTGCGCGTCGGCGAGGTCGTCGATCTGGTCGCCGCCCACTATCCCGACCGGGTGCCGACCGCGGAGCTTGCCGACGAGTTCGGTTTCGCCGACCTGCTGCGCCGTCAGTGCGGCGCGCTGTCGGGCGGCCAAAAGCGTCGCATCTCGGTCTCCCTCGCGTTCGTGGGCCGCCCGAAACTGGTGCTGCTCGATGAGCCGACGACGGGGCTCGACGTCGATGCACGTCACACCCTCTGGAGCGCGATTCGGCGCCACCACGCAGCCGGCACCACGGTCGTCGTGACGAGCCACTACCTGGAAGAGATCGAGGCGCTCGCCGAGAGGGTCATCGTGATCGACCACGGCCGCGTGCTCGCCGACGACACGCTCGGCGCGGTCCGTGACCGCGTCATGTCGGCGGTCGTCGAACTGGCGTCGCCGGAACCTGTGCGGGTCGCCGCGCTGCCGCACGTCGTGCGCGACGAGGTGGTGGGGGAGGGGGTCCGCCGCCGCTGGCCGCGTGCGCCTCACCGTTGA
- a CDS encoding ABC transporter permease encodes MTSTATRPTDAPRASTVPALPLYVMHLRMLVIETLRVPIAVIGTMAFPALSLLFFVVPNRAVADDPVLATQAVLGLAVFAVMVSALFNLGLTVAENREKPWDPYLRSLPLPAMVRITAQISSTAVFSFLAIVPVLIVGAVATEASVSAVGLAAGLVALAVTSIPFLLLGASIGYAFSSKAAIAVIQVGMFGFAFGGGLFFPPQFFPEWLEALSRFFPSRHARELTLAAVEGTTPELWMLAGAIAWTLGTALLALWLYRRDEGRRYR; translated from the coding sequence ATGACCTCGACCGCCACCCGCCCGACTGACGCGCCCCGTGCATCCACCGTGCCGGCGCTGCCGCTGTATGTGATGCACCTGCGGATGCTCGTGATCGAGACCCTGCGCGTGCCCATCGCGGTGATTGGCACCATGGCGTTCCCGGCGCTGAGCCTGCTGTTCTTCGTGGTGCCGAACCGTGCCGTCGCCGACGACCCGGTGCTCGCGACGCAGGCGGTGCTCGGCCTGGCAGTGTTCGCGGTCATGGTGAGCGCGCTGTTCAACTTGGGGCTGACGGTTGCCGAGAATCGCGAAAAGCCGTGGGATCCGTACCTGCGCAGCCTGCCGCTGCCGGCGATGGTGCGCATTACGGCCCAGATCTCGTCCACTGCGGTCTTCAGCTTCTTGGCGATCGTGCCGGTGCTCATCGTCGGCGCGGTCGCGACCGAGGCGAGCGTGTCGGCGGTAGGGCTGGCAGCGGGACTCGTCGCGCTGGCGGTGACGAGCATCCCGTTCTTGCTGCTGGGTGCCTCGATCGGCTACGCCTTCTCGTCGAAGGCGGCGATCGCGGTGATCCAGGTCGGCATGTTCGGCTTCGCGTTCGGCGGTGGGCTGTTCTTCCCGCCCCAGTTCTTCCCCGAGTGGCTCGAGGCGCTGTCGCGTTTCTTCCCCTCGAGGCACGCGCGCGAGCTGACGCTCGCCGCGGTCGAGGGAACGACCCCCGAACTGTGGATGCTCGCGGGCGCGATTGCCTGGACGCTCGGCACCGCGCTGCTCGCCCTCTGGCTGTACCGCCGGGACGAGGGGCGTCGCTACCGCTGA
- a CDS encoding small multi-drug export protein — protein MIAELTGLLGIFIGGALPWLEAVIVIPAGIVAGLNPVAVVIAGLSGNLLTIVLAAVYGQKIRQWWRNRKRRGRADAADDSANDPQPTSRARRAQRVMERWGMPGLALLGPIGLGTQLSAVLAVSMGVNARVTSLWVGAGTAAWCITAAILASAGLSFLGIGA, from the coding sequence GTGATTGCGGAACTGACCGGGCTACTGGGCATCTTCATCGGCGGAGCCCTGCCGTGGCTGGAGGCAGTCATCGTGATTCCCGCGGGCATCGTGGCCGGCCTCAATCCTGTGGCCGTGGTCATCGCTGGTTTGTCCGGCAACCTCCTGACCATCGTTCTCGCGGCGGTCTACGGCCAGAAGATCCGCCAGTGGTGGAGGAACCGCAAACGACGCGGGCGCGCCGACGCCGCGGACGACAGTGCCAATGACCCTCAGCCCACGTCGCGCGCCCGCCGGGCTCAGCGCGTGATGGAGCGGTGGGGTATGCCCGGCCTCGCACTCCTCGGGCCGATAGGACTGGGCACGCAACTGTCTGCCGTGCTCGCCGTCTCGATGGGAGTCAACGCACGCGTGACCTCACTGTGGGTGGGAGCAGGCACCGCCGCCTGGTGCATCACCGCCGCCATCCTCGCCAGCGCCGGGCTCTCATTCCTCGGCATCGGCGCGTGA
- a CDS encoding TetR/AcrR family transcriptional regulator: MARPSKADHILDALEDELLSAGPETPSLEAVAARADVTKGGVLYHFPTKDAMLEALLRRWATRADEEFEAVASVEGVTAAWLSVATPAPTPQGSRDLQVARSLAALLRAGATSALTDVVHELAERWRARLAAEVKDPVHAEIIRLVGDGIYYANLVGAPPPDPELLDRVRETLLGLAQEDI, encoded by the coding sequence ATGGCACGACCGAGTAAGGCCGATCACATTCTTGACGCACTCGAGGATGAGCTTCTAAGCGCTGGGCCCGAAACGCCGAGTTTGGAGGCCGTGGCGGCTCGCGCTGACGTCACCAAGGGCGGGGTGCTCTATCACTTCCCCACGAAGGACGCGATGCTCGAAGCCTTACTTCGGCGGTGGGCGACACGGGCCGACGAAGAGTTCGAGGCGGTGGCATCGGTGGAAGGGGTGACGGCCGCGTGGCTGTCCGTCGCGACTCCAGCGCCCACCCCCCAGGGAAGTCGGGATCTCCAAGTAGCGAGGTCGCTCGCGGCACTCTTGCGCGCGGGCGCGACATCAGCGCTAACCGACGTCGTGCACGAACTTGCGGAACGGTGGCGAGCTCGGCTGGCCGCGGAGGTGAAGGACCCGGTTCACGCTGAGATCATTCGGCTCGTCGGCGATGGCATCTACTACGCCAACCTTGTGGGGGCCCCGCCACCGGACCCCGAGCTGCTGGATCGCGTTCGCGAGACGCTCCTGGGGCTCGCGCAGGAGGACATCTAG
- a CDS encoding aminoglycoside phosphotransferase family protein, translated as MGERLEGGNMNAVERENDTVLRVAGPWTSSVHALLAHLHAADIHGIPRPLGIEARSGGERERLSFIEGIVPQYPLPAWVWDEDVLTSGARLLRRIHDASASFPSDSRTWQQPSREPAEVICHNDFAPHNLVFDTDHALVGVIDWDMCSPGPRIRDLAYFATRTVPLTAEPPADAPQGNDVRPRIQTIIDSYGCDAEVNDVLAYAADGLRELALYSHEAAERLARPELREHAAMYQRDAAAIERGEVGGFERKSPPDPQGQGSTRATAARAGH; from the coding sequence ATGGGCGAGCGACTCGAGGGCGGGAACATGAATGCGGTCGAGCGCGAGAATGACACCGTGCTGAGGGTCGCGGGGCCCTGGACGTCGAGCGTGCACGCATTGCTCGCTCATCTGCATGCGGCCGACATACACGGCATCCCCCGACCTCTCGGCATCGAGGCGAGAAGTGGCGGAGAGCGGGAACGGCTCAGCTTCATCGAGGGCATTGTGCCTCAGTACCCCCTTCCGGCATGGGTCTGGGATGAGGATGTGCTCACCAGTGGAGCGCGACTCCTGCGTCGCATCCACGATGCGAGCGCGTCCTTCCCCAGCGACAGTCGCACGTGGCAGCAGCCAAGCCGCGAACCCGCTGAGGTCATCTGCCACAACGACTTTGCGCCCCACAATCTGGTGTTCGACACCGACCACGCCCTCGTCGGCGTTATCGACTGGGATATGTGCTCGCCCGGACCACGCATCCGCGACCTCGCCTATTTCGCGACCCGCACCGTGCCACTGACGGCCGAGCCGCCCGCTGATGCGCCACAGGGAAACGATGTCCGCCCGCGCATCCAGACAATCATCGACTCGTACGGATGCGACGCGGAAGTCAACGACGTGCTCGCGTACGCAGCGGACGGTCTACGCGAGCTTGCCCTCTATTCGCATGAGGCAGCCGAACGGCTCGCCAGGCCGGAGCTGCGCGAGCATGCAGCGATGTACCAGCGCGACGCCGCCGCGATCGAGCGCGGCGAGGTCGGAGGCTTCGAGAGGAAAAGCCCGCCCGACCCTCAGGGGCAAGGGTCGACCCGCGCCACGGCGGCGCGAGCGGGGCACTAG
- a CDS encoding ArsR/SmtB family transcription factor, producing MDILLLVVHPVRWRIVEILASGEHTAGQITADLTHRQRIGREAVSKHLTKLTRAGLITVRPDENFRIYRLSPRVIGALAGLVEHLMTLRDATEYDDIELDGSERDIGYERDPHWRESDPDHCWCIRKTLNLV from the coding sequence ATGGACATTCTTCTTCTCGTGGTTCATCCGGTGCGGTGGCGCATCGTGGAGATCTTGGCGAGCGGCGAGCACACCGCCGGGCAGATCACCGCCGATCTCACCCACCGGCAGCGTATTGGCCGGGAGGCGGTGTCGAAGCACCTGACGAAGCTCACCAGGGCCGGCCTGATTACCGTTCGTCCGGACGAGAACTTCCGCATCTATCGGCTCAGCCCGCGGGTAATCGGTGCGCTGGCCGGGCTCGTCGAACACCTCATGACGTTGCGGGACGCGACCGAGTACGACGACATCGAGCTCGACGGTAGTGAGCGAGACATCGGCTACGAGCGTGACCCGCACTGGCGCGAGAGCGACCCGGATCACTGCTGGTGTATACGGAAGACTCTCAATCTGGTCTAG
- a CDS encoding GntR family transcriptional regulator, whose amino-acid sequence MAQETGTAADRAYATLRAAIIEGELAPGSSLAEVDQATRLGMSRTPVREAFARLIDDGLATERGPRTLVVSSIDADDVTALFDLRRALDEQAARLAACRASPDQRERFRTLAERFDIVTAASLADDDAGRHGYYALVAEFDDSIDHALGRSPHLAAALERVRTHLARVRRLAHDDDARLVASASEHGAIASAIADGDAERAAHATHLHLHNALTSIHAHLAQSENADRRTRETP is encoded by the coding sequence GTGGCCCAGGAGACCGGTACGGCGGCGGATCGCGCCTACGCGACTCTTCGCGCCGCCATCATCGAGGGTGAGCTCGCTCCCGGCAGCTCCCTCGCCGAGGTCGACCAGGCCACGCGCCTCGGCATGAGCCGCACGCCCGTGCGCGAAGCGTTTGCCCGGCTCATCGACGACGGACTCGCTACTGAGCGCGGCCCGCGCACCCTCGTCGTGAGCAGCATTGACGCCGACGACGTCACCGCGCTCTTCGACCTGCGCCGCGCCCTCGATGAGCAAGCTGCCCGCCTCGCCGCGTGCCGCGCCAGCCCCGACCAGCGCGAGCGGTTCCGCACCCTCGCCGAGCGCTTCGACATCGTCACCGCGGCGTCCCTCGCCGACGACGACGCCGGACGTCACGGCTACTACGCCCTCGTCGCCGAATTCGACGACTCCATCGATCACGCGCTCGGCCGCAGCCCCCACCTCGCCGCCGCCCTCGAGCGGGTGCGCACCCACCTCGCGCGCGTGCGCCGCCTCGCGCACGACGACGACGCTCGACTCGTCGCATCCGCCTCAGAACACGGTGCCATCGCCTCCGCGATCGCCGACGGCGATGCGGAGCGGGCCGCCCACGCGACGCACCTGCACCTGCACAACGCGCTCACGAGCATCCACGCCCACCTCGCCCAGAGCGAGAACGCCGACCGACGAACACGGGAGACCCCATGA
- a CDS encoding MmgE/PrpD family protein — MTTTHTVRTYKSSEPLAAPKQLAGKLAALAAEQDRPLDDAAVDMVINRVIDNAAVATASLGRAPVVSARGQAENHPYTPGATVFGLAPSQRVSPEWAAWANGVAVRELDYHDTFLAADYSHPGDNIPPILAVAQHVGATGEQLLKGLLTGYEIQIDLVKAICLHEHKIDHVAHLGPSAAAGIGTLLRLPAETIFQAIGQALHTTTATRQSRKGEISTWKAHAPAFAGKMAVEAVDRALRGQTSPSPIYEGEDGFIAWLLSGPSARYEVPLPDSGEPLTGILDSYTKEHSAEYQAQAWIDLARRLGTERPELRDPANIAKIVLHTSHHTHYVIGSGANDPQKYDPTASRETLDHSIPYIVAVALQDGRWHHVDSYAPERAGRPDTVELWHTITTVEDAEWTRRYHSLDLAEKAFGGRIEIELTDGSTVVDEIAVADAHPLGARPFGRAEYENKLRTLADGVLADEEVDRFLTLAARLPELTPDELTGLTVTPIEPVPAAPKGLF, encoded by the coding sequence ATGACCACCACGCACACCGTGCGCACGTACAAGAGCAGCGAACCCCTCGCCGCCCCCAAGCAGCTGGCCGGCAAGCTTGCTGCCCTCGCCGCCGAACAGGACCGCCCGCTCGACGACGCGGCCGTCGACATGGTAATCAACCGCGTCATCGACAACGCCGCCGTCGCCACCGCAAGCCTCGGCCGCGCGCCCGTCGTCAGCGCACGCGGGCAGGCCGAAAACCACCCGTACACGCCCGGCGCGACCGTGTTCGGGCTCGCGCCCAGCCAACGCGTCAGCCCCGAGTGGGCCGCCTGGGCGAACGGCGTCGCCGTGCGCGAACTCGACTACCACGACACCTTCCTCGCCGCCGACTACTCGCACCCGGGCGACAACATCCCTCCGATCCTCGCCGTCGCCCAGCACGTCGGCGCCACCGGCGAGCAGCTGCTCAAAGGCCTCCTGACCGGCTACGAGATCCAGATCGACCTGGTCAAAGCCATCTGCCTGCACGAGCACAAGATCGACCACGTCGCGCACCTCGGGCCCAGCGCCGCTGCCGGCATCGGCACGCTGCTGCGGCTGCCGGCCGAGACGATCTTCCAGGCCATCGGCCAGGCTCTGCACACCACGACAGCCACGCGCCAGTCGCGCAAGGGCGAAATCTCGACCTGGAAGGCGCACGCCCCCGCCTTCGCCGGCAAGATGGCCGTCGAAGCGGTCGACCGGGCCCTGCGCGGCCAAACCAGCCCCAGCCCCATCTACGAAGGCGAAGACGGCTTCATCGCCTGGCTGCTCTCCGGCCCGAGCGCCCGCTACGAGGTGCCCCTGCCCGACAGCGGCGAACCGCTCACCGGCATTCTCGACAGCTACACGAAGGAGCACTCGGCCGAGTACCAGGCCCAGGCGTGGATCGATCTCGCCCGCCGCCTCGGCACCGAGCGCCCCGAACTGCGCGACCCGGCCAACATCGCGAAAATCGTGCTGCACACCAGCCACCACACGCACTACGTCATCGGCTCGGGCGCGAACGACCCGCAGAAGTACGACCCGACCGCGAGCCGCGAGACGCTCGACCACTCGATTCCGTACATCGTCGCCGTCGCGCTGCAAGACGGTCGCTGGCACCACGTCGACTCGTACGCCCCCGAGCGCGCCGGCCGCCCCGACACCGTCGAGCTGTGGCACACGATCACCACGGTCGAAGACGCTGAGTGGACCCGCCGCTACCACTCCCTCGACCTCGCCGAGAAGGCCTTCGGTGGCCGCATCGAGATCGAGCTGACCGACGGCTCGACAGTCGTCGACGAGATCGCCGTCGCCGACGCCCACCCGCTCGGTGCCCGCCCGTTCGGCCGCGCCGAGTACGAGAACAAGCTGCGCACCCTCGCCGACGGCGTGCTCGCCGACGAGGAGGTCGACCGCTTCCTGACGCTCGCCGCACGCTTGCCCGAGCTCACCCCCGATGAGCTCACCGGCCTGACGGTCACGCCGATCGAGCCTGTTCCCGCCGCCCCGAAGGGACTCTTCTGA
- the prpB gene encoding methylisocitrate lyase, giving the protein MLSTTTTPTDRRTAFREGLRSDRLQVFPGAFTPLSIRLIQEKGFDGAYISGAVMAAELGLPDIGLTTLTEVAQRAHQISRMSDLPTLVDADTGFGEPMNVARTVHELEDAGVAGLHLEDQVNPKRCGHLDGKAVVDADTAIKRIRAAVDARRDPELVIMARTDIRGVDGLDAAIDRAKALVDAGADAIFPEAMATLDEFAAVRAAVDVPILANMTEFGKSALFTHAQLADVGVNMVIHPVSLLRVAFGAIERALDTLHADGTLDAEVAGMQTRGRLYELLDYEAYNAFDAGIFTYSGR; this is encoded by the coding sequence ATGCTGTCCACGACGACGACCCCGACAGACCGTCGCACGGCATTCCGCGAGGGGCTGCGAAGCGACCGCCTGCAGGTCTTTCCCGGCGCGTTCACGCCGCTGAGCATCCGCCTGATTCAGGAGAAGGGCTTCGACGGCGCCTACATTTCGGGCGCCGTCATGGCGGCCGAGCTGGGCTTGCCCGACATCGGGCTGACCACGCTCACCGAGGTCGCCCAGCGCGCGCACCAGATCAGCCGCATGAGCGACCTGCCGACCCTCGTCGACGCCGACACCGGCTTCGGTGAGCCGATGAACGTCGCCCGCACGGTGCACGAGCTCGAAGATGCCGGCGTTGCGGGCCTGCACCTCGAAGATCAGGTCAACCCGAAGCGTTGCGGGCATCTCGACGGCAAGGCGGTCGTGGATGCGGACACCGCGATCAAGAGGATTCGCGCGGCCGTCGACGCCCGCCGCGACCCCGAGCTCGTCATCATGGCCCGCACCGACATCCGCGGTGTCGATGGGCTCGATGCGGCGATCGACCGCGCAAAGGCCCTGGTCGACGCGGGGGCCGACGCGATCTTCCCCGAAGCGATGGCGACCCTCGACGAGTTCGCTGCCGTGCGGGCGGCCGTCGACGTGCCGATCCTCGCCAACATGACCGAGTTCGGCAAGAGCGCGCTGTTCACGCACGCGCAGTTGGCCGACGTCGGCGTCAACATGGTCATCCACCCCGTGTCGCTCTTGCGCGTCGCGTTCGGCGCGATCGAGCGCGCGCTCGACACGCTTCACGCCGACGGCACCCTCGACGCGGAGGTCGCGGGCATGCAGACTCGAGGCAGGCTCTACGAGCTGCTCGACTACGAGGCGTACAACGCCTTCGACGCGGGCATCTTCACCTATAGCGGCCGCTGA
- a CDS encoding bifunctional 2-methylcitrate synthase/citrate synthase yields the protein MSDTNAPEIKKGLAGVVVDETAISKVNPETNSLLYRGYPVQQLAAQCTFEEAAYLLWHGELPTDQQLAEFEDHERANRHLDRVVKDAIDALPLTAHPMDVVRTAISVLGALDETLSSDRTWIEPGFTLQRSMRMFAKLPAIVAYAQRRRRHEHPVEPRDDLGYSANFLHMVFGEVPEKVVVDAFDTSMTLYAEHSFNASTFTARVITSTLSDVYSAVTGAIGALKGPLHGGANEAVMHVFAEIGSADRAEAWLDQALAEKRKIMGFGHRVYKNGDSRVPTMKASLETLVAHYDRADMIELYDALEQAMDARKGIKPNLDYPSGPAYHLMGFDTEVFTPLFVAARVPGWTAHVMEQLSANALIRPLSVYTGPDQRDVPAG from the coding sequence ATGAGCGACACGAACGCACCCGAGATCAAGAAGGGCCTCGCCGGCGTCGTCGTCGACGAGACCGCGATCAGCAAGGTCAACCCCGAAACCAATTCGCTGCTGTATCGCGGGTACCCCGTGCAGCAGTTGGCGGCGCAGTGCACGTTCGAGGAGGCCGCCTACCTGCTGTGGCACGGTGAACTGCCCACCGACCAGCAGCTGGCCGAGTTCGAGGACCACGAGCGGGCAAACCGCCACCTCGACCGGGTCGTGAAGGACGCGATCGACGCGCTCCCGCTGACCGCGCATCCCATGGATGTCGTGCGCACCGCGATCAGCGTGCTCGGCGCGCTCGACGAGACGCTCTCGAGCGACCGCACCTGGATCGAGCCCGGCTTCACGCTGCAGCGATCGATGCGGATGTTCGCGAAACTTCCGGCGATCGTCGCGTACGCGCAGCGTCGCCGCCGCCACGAGCACCCGGTCGAGCCGCGCGACGACCTCGGGTACTCGGCGAACTTCTTGCACATGGTCTTCGGCGAGGTGCCCGAGAAGGTCGTCGTCGACGCGTTCGACACGTCGATGACGCTGTACGCCGAGCACTCGTTCAACGCGTCGACGTTCACAGCGCGGGTCATCACCTCGACGCTGAGCGACGTCTACTCGGCCGTGACCGGAGCGATCGGCGCGCTCAAGGGCCCGCTGCACGGCGGTGCGAACGAGGCCGTCATGCACGTGTTCGCCGAGATCGGCTCGGCCGACCGGGCCGAGGCGTGGCTTGACCAGGCGCTCGCCGAGAAGCGCAAGATCATGGGCTTCGGCCACCGGGTCTACAAGAACGGCGACTCGCGCGTGCCGACCATGAAGGCGTCGCTCGAGACGCTGGTCGCGCACTACGACCGGGCCGACATGATCGAGCTGTACGACGCGCTCGAGCAGGCGATGGATGCGCGCAAGGGCATCAAGCCGAACCTCGACTACCCGTCGGGCCCGGCCTACCACCTGATGGGTTTCGACACTGAGGTGTTCACGCCGCTATTCGTCGCGGCTCGCGTGCCGGGCTGGACGGCCCACGTCATGGAGCAGTTGAGCGCCAACGCGCTGATCCGCCCGCTGAGCGTCTACACGGGGCCCGATCAGCGCGACGTCCCAGCCGGCTGA
- a CDS encoding aldo/keto reductase: MTDAIPTPHLTLKDGNRIPQLGLGVFLVEPDEAERIVSDAFEVGYRHIDTARIYKNEEGVGRAIASSGLSRDELYITTKLWNSDQGADTARPALEASLERLGLDYVDLYLIHWPAPKYGKHVESWNALIELKEAGLVKSIGVSNFMQSHLEDIDKATGVVPVVNQIELHPAFQQRELRSFQEPRGTLTEAWGPLGQGKYELAELPGLAEIAERHGKSVQQVAIRWHIQEGIIVFPKTTKRERMIENADVFDFELSADEMAVIAAADKDLRVGAHPETTDF; encoded by the coding sequence ATGACTGACGCGATTCCTACACCGCACCTGACCCTCAAGGACGGCAACCGCATCCCGCAGTTGGGTCTCGGCGTCTTCCTCGTCGAACCCGACGAGGCCGAGCGCATCGTCTCGGACGCCTTCGAGGTCGGCTACCGGCACATCGACACCGCGCGCATCTACAAGAACGAGGAGGGCGTCGGCCGCGCCATCGCCTCCTCCGGCCTGTCGCGCGACGAGCTCTACATCACCACGAAGCTGTGGAACAGCGACCAGGGCGCCGACACCGCCCGCCCCGCGCTGGAGGCGAGCCTTGAGCGCCTCGGCCTCGACTACGTCGACCTGTACCTCATCCACTGGCCGGCGCCGAAGTACGGCAAGCACGTCGAGTCGTGGAACGCGCTGATCGAACTGAAGGAGGCCGGCCTCGTCAAGTCGATCGGTGTGTCGAACTTCATGCAGTCCCACCTCGAAGACATTGACAAGGCGACCGGCGTTGTGCCCGTTGTGAACCAGATCGAGCTGCACCCCGCGTTCCAGCAGCGCGAGCTACGGTCGTTCCAAGAGCCGCGCGGCACGCTCACCGAGGCGTGGGGCCCGCTCGGCCAGGGCAAGTACGAGCTCGCCGAGCTGCCCGGCCTCGCGGAGATCGCCGAGCGCCACGGCAAGAGCGTGCAGCAGGTCGCCATTCGCTGGCACATTCAGGAGGGCATCATCGTCTTCCCGAAGACCACGAAGCGCGAGCGCATGATCGAGAACGCCGACGTGTTCGACTTCGAGCTCTCGGCCGACGAGATGGCCGTCATCGCCGCCGCCGACAAAGACCTCCGCGTCGGCGCGCACCCCGAGACCACCGACTTCTAG
- a CDS encoding MBL fold metallo-hydrolase produces MKTPPRAFSLTLPLVVTTPAGADDLTVRGGAAQVVGLADHAALALDDAAAVGAEVADRAPAGAALVAVPAQHGPAAFAERLGPVCGFLLTAPGHPTVYISGDNSEVAVVEAIVDRYGQVDAAVLFAGAARIPAIDAPLTLTAADARAAALVLGARRVVGLHVDQWTHFSEGRDALESEFAGLESPAGGPLLAATPTGSRTEVSL; encoded by the coding sequence GTGAAGACTCCCCCGCGCGCGTTCTCGCTCACCCTGCCGTTGGTCGTCACGACGCCCGCCGGAGCCGACGACCTCACGGTGCGCGGCGGCGCGGCCCAAGTGGTGGGGCTCGCCGACCACGCGGCGCTCGCCCTGGACGATGCGGCGGCAGTGGGCGCCGAGGTCGCCGACCGCGCACCCGCCGGGGCGGCGCTTGTCGCCGTCCCCGCGCAACACGGGCCGGCCGCGTTCGCCGAGCGGCTGGGACCGGTGTGCGGTTTCCTGCTGACCGCACCCGGGCATCCGACCGTGTATATTTCTGGCGACAACTCGGAAGTGGCGGTCGTCGAGGCGATCGTCGACCGATACGGGCAGGTGGATGCTGCGGTGCTGTTCGCGGGAGCGGCCCGCATCCCCGCAATCGACGCCCCGCTGACGCTGACCGCGGCGGACGCCCGCGCCGCCGCCCTGGTGCTCGGCGCGCGCCGAGTGGTGGGCCTGCACGTCGACCAGTGGACGCACTTCAGCGAGGGGCGCGACGCCCTCGAGAGCGAGTTCGCCGGGCTTGAGTCGCCCGCGGGCGGACCGCTGCTCGCCGCAACGCCGACGGGCAGCCGCACCGAGGTTTCCCTCTAG
- a CDS encoding CoA-binding protein, whose product MSETSIPTATAEATETVTLANGLTCDLPADSPLAKLWKSQRTWVGPSAKERLAILRKATSVAIVGASPNPARSSYFVGTYLKQSSPYRVYFVNPNATEILGQPAYPDLQSLPEVPDIVDVFRRASDIPSVMDDAIAVGAPTVWVQLGIWNEEAARYGESKGLTVVMDRCIKVEHARFHGGLHLMGFDTGVISSKRQAR is encoded by the coding sequence ATGAGTGAGACGAGCATCCCGACCGCGACGGCGGAGGCGACCGAGACGGTCACCCTCGCCAACGGCCTGACGTGCGACCTGCCCGCCGACTCACCGCTGGCGAAGCTGTGGAAGTCGCAGCGCACCTGGGTCGGCCCGTCGGCCAAGGAGCGTCTGGCGATTCTGCGGAAGGCGACGAGCGTCGCGATCGTCGGAGCCTCGCCCAACCCGGCCCGCTCGTCGTACTTCGTTGGCACATACCTGAAGCAGTCGAGCCCCTACCGGGTGTACTTCGTGAACCCGAACGCGACAGAGATCCTGGGGCAGCCGGCCTACCCCGACCTGCAGTCGTTGCCCGAGGTGCCCGACATCGTCGACGTGTTCCGCCGCGCCAGCGATATCCCCTCCGTCATGGACGACGCGATCGCCGTCGGCGCGCCCACCGTCTGGGTGCAACTCGGCATCTGGAACGAGGAGGCGGCCCGCTACGGCGAGTCGAAGGGCCTCACCGTCGTCATGGACCGCTGCATCAAGGTCGAGCACGCGCGGTTCCACGGCGGGCTGCACCTCATGGGGTTCGACACCGGCGTCATCTCGTCCAAGCGCCAGGCGCGGTAG